The Desulfovibrio sp. ZJ209 nucleotide sequence GCGCACGGCGATGTCGGCCAGCTCCTCCAGCTTTTCGTCCGGGAGCACCGGGGCCGGGCTGTAGGCGCCCATGCCGCCGGTATTGGGGCCCTCGTCGTTGTCCCGCGCGGCCTTGTGGTCCTGCGCCGAGGGCAGGGGCACCGCGCGCTCGCCGTCGCAGAGGCAGAGCAGGGAGACCTCCTCGCCATCCAGCCGCTCCTCGAGCAGGACGCGCGCGCCGGCGGCGCCGAAGGCCTTGTCCTTGAGCATGGAATCCACCGCCTCAAGGGCTTCTTCGGTCGTGCGCGCCACCACCACGCCCTTGCCCGCGGCGAGGCCGTCGGCCTTGATGACCGGCGGGACTTTGCTCTTGCGGATATGCTCCCGCGCGGCTTCGGCGTCGGTGAACACCGCGCAGGCCGCCGTGGGCACCCCGGCCGCCGCCATGACCTCCTTGGCGAAGCTCTTGCTGCCTTCCATCCGCGCGCAATAGGCGTCCGGGCCGAAGCAGGGAATGCCGGCCTCGGTGAGCCTGTCGGCGATGCCCAGGGTGAGCGGCAGCTCCGGCCCGGGCACCACGAGGTCGATATGCTCGCGCCGGCAAAAGTCCACGATGCCGTCGAGGTCGTCCACGGCAAGGGCGACGTTGCGCACCTTGCCCTCCCCGGTGCCGCCGTTGCCCGGCGCCACGAAGACGGCTTCGGCCGCCTGGCCGAGCTTCCAGGCGAGCGCGTGCTCGCGGCCTCCTGAACCGATGACGAGAATGCGCACGCTGCCTCCTTGCGTCCCTGCCTGTCCGATCTGGCAGTCCGGCCTAGCGGTTGGGGTTGACCTCAAAGTCGCTCATGTCCGCCGGCGCATTGGGGTCCATCTGCGAAACGTCGAGCGGATAGGCGAGGATCATGGACTGCCGGCTCCCGATGCCGAGCTCGGGCGAGGTGTTGACGCCGACCACGAGGTCGACGATGCCGTCATTGGTCACGTCGGCGAGGTCGATCTCGGCCACGGAGCCCTTGATGCGCCGGGTCTTCCACTTGAGGGCCAGGCCCACGCCGTCCCAGTAGAGGGCGTGGATCTCGCCCTGCGGGAAGAAGCGGTAGCGGTCAAAGAACTGCGAGGCCGTGGAGATGGGCTTGTTGAGCATGAGCACATGCTCGCCCGTGCGGCCGAGGTCGGCGGCGATCATGCGCATGGGCGCATAAATCTTGCCCGGGAGCTGGCCTGTCTTGTCGATGCCGAGGCCGGGCATGGTCTTGTAAAAATCCATGCCCGTGGCCGAGCCGGAAAAGCGCTCCATGGTGGTGTGCACCGGCGTTGAGCCGTTGGCCTGGAAGAGCTTGACGCGCTCGTCGTCGGTGAGCATGGCGAGCATGTCGCTGGAATTGTCCTTGCCGGCCGGTATCCAGGCCACGTTGAACACCGTGGCCCCGGTGGGCAGGCTCAGGCGCGCGCCGAGGGCGTACTTGTTGCCCTGCTTGACGAGCAGGTGCACGCCGGGCGCGAAGAGCTTGATGCTGTCGAAGCCCTGGCCCACCAGGGTGGGCGTGAAGTTGGGCGGCGTGCGCAGGACGCTGGCGAAATAGGGGATGCGCTCGGCGCACTGGGTGAGCTTGTTGCCCTTGAAGGAGAAGAAATAGGAATAGGGCCGGTTGCTCTCTTCCTCAAAGGTGGCGATGACGAGGTCGGAGGCGCCGTCGCGGTTGAGGTCCATGGCGCGCATGGAGAAATTCAGGTTGGATGCCGAGACCGTGGTCGTGCCGAGCTGCTTGAGCCGGCCCCCTTCCTCCCAGAGGTAGATGGTGAGGGTGTGGTCGCCCAGAAAGGCGATCTCGTTCTTGCCGTCGCCGTTGAAGTCGGCCACGGCCATGTCCACCATGTTTTCCTTGATGCGCTGGCTGCGCAGGCGCGAGCCGTCCGCGGCGCCGGCGCCCTGGTAGCGGAACTGCGGGTTGAGGTAGGTCTGCTGCTGTCCGGTCTCGTTGACGATGATCTCGCCGCCGGCCGCGCGGGCGCCCGCGGGCGCCGTCTGGCCGGGCTGGCGCGTCATGAAGGCGGGCCTGGCGGCCACGGTCACGCCCATCACCTCGGAGCCGAGCGCCGCGCTCACGTTCTGCACCGCGCCGGTGAGCCCGCTCACCGGGGCCTCCACCGTGCGGCTCCACGTCTTGCCGGCCTTGTCCACGCAGTTGACCTCGATGGCGCAGTCATTGCCCATGACGTTGACCGTGCCGAAGACGGCGTAATCCGCCCCGGAAGAGGCCAGCGCCTTGCGCGCCTCGGCCGCCGAAAGGGCCTTGCCCTGGAGGCTCTTGCCCTCGAGCACGCCAGGCCGGTTGAGCTTGCCCTGGATGGTGCCGGGCACCGCCTTGGCGAGATAGCTGTAGCTTTGCGGCGCGTTGACCGTGAAGGGCGCGATGACAAAGGATTTTTGCGAGGGCTGGGCGGCATGCGCGATCACCCCCAGGCAGAGGACGGCCATGGCGAGCGAAAGCGCGAGCAAAAGGCGCGGGGCAGGTTTCATCCCGGGACTCCTTGGGTTTTGGGCGCGAGGTCGCGCCGGGCGCACTATAGCCGTTCCCGGCCCGTGGCGCAACCGTGGCGCGCGTGCGCGGGGGCCCGGGGGGCCGGCCCTCCCGGATGGCCTGCGGCGCCCCTCGCGCCCCTCGCGCACCGGGGCGGCCGCGCCATTGTCTCCGGGGCGGCCTTCTGCTATGGTCGCGGCGCTGGGCGGGGAGGCCGGCCTATGGGACAGGACATCTTCGATCTCGTCATCATCCTCACCCTTGTCTTTTTCACCCTGCGCGGCGCGCGCGTGGGCCTGGTGGGCGAGGTGGCGGGCGTGGTCTCGCTTTTGGGCGGCTTCTGGGGCGCCCGGGCCTTTCACGGGCTCGTGTCGCCGCACCTGACCTTTATTTCCGGCGAGGGCTGGCGCACGTTCGCGGCCTGGGGGCTCGTGTTCGCGGGCATCATGCTGGCCGTGGGCCTCATTGCGCGGCTCGTGAAGAAGCTGGTGGCCTTTTCCTTCGCCTCCTGGGCGGACAGGCTCGCCGGCGGCGTCTTCGGGCTAGCCAAGGGCGTGCTCATCTGGGCGCTCGTGCTCATCGTGGCGGAAAAACTGTTCCAGAACGACGCCTTCATGCGCGATTCGCGCGTCATGCCCTATTTTCACGCCCTGGTGGGGCAGCTTCGGGAATGGCTGCCGCAGGACATCGCGGCGAAGCTCGGCCTCTGACACGGCCTGGGAGGGATCTCATGAAAGATGACCGCAGCTCGTGCGCCCTTGCCGCCCTCGGTGAGGTGATAGGCCGGCTCACCGCGCCGGACGGCTGCCCCTGGGACAGGGCGCAGACGCCGGAGAGCATGGCCGAATATATCATTGAAGAAAGCCACGAGCTGGCGGCGGCGCTGCGCGCGGGCGACGCGGCCGCCGTGCGCGAGGAGCTGGGCGACGTGGCCTTTCTCCTGCTGTTCGTGGCCGGCATGTACGAGAAGCGCGGGGAATTCACCCTTGCCGACGCGCTCACCGAGAACCGCGCCAAGATGGTGCGCCGCCACCCGCATGTCTTCGCCGGCGAGACCTTCCCCGACCTCGACGCCCAGCTCGCCCGCTGGGAGGCCATCAAGCGCGCCGAGCACGAGGCCGCGGGCGCGCCGCAGGGCCTGTTCGCAAGCCTCCCCGCGAGCCTGCCGCCGCTCACCAAGGCCTACCGCATCCACTCCAAGGCCGCGCGCGTGGGCTTCACCTGGCCCACCGACGAGGAGGTGGAGCAGCAGGTGGAGGCCGAATGGCTCGAATGGCTGGATGTCTCGGCCGGCGACGACAACGCGGCCCAGAAGCACGAGCTCGGCGACCTCATCTTTTCCCTCGTGGAGCTCGGGCGGCGCAAGGGCATCAAGGCCAATGACGCGCTGGACGCCGCCGACAACCGCTTTTTGCGGCGCTTTGCCCGCATGGAGGAGCTGGCGCGCGAGCGCGGCCTCGACTTCGCGGCCCTTTCGCTGGACGAAAAGGACGAGCTCTGGAACGAGGCAAAGGCGGAGGAGGGCGCCCCCGCCGGAGGAGCCTGCGCCGCCGGCACGCCCGGGGCGGAGGCCTAGCCGTGGCGCCCGGGCGTCCCGCGCCGGCCGCCCTTGTTCGTTCCCTCCTCTTCTGCGCGCTTGCGGTCGCGTGCCTGCTCCTGCTGCTGGGTGGCTGCGTCCGTCGCGCCCCGCACGCGGCGCCGCCCGCGGCGAGCGGCCTGCCCCGCGCCGACCCCGGCTACCTGCAATGGCTGGAGCGGCAATCCATGCTCGGCCAGGCCCCTGAGCTCGCAGCCCAGGTCTCGGGCACCGAACGCCTCTGGCACAACAGCGGCGAGGCCGTGCGCGTGCCCGTGCTTTTGCGCGCCGCGCCCAACTGGCTCTCGCTGGATGCCCGCTCCCTCGCCGCGCCGCGGCCACTCTTCGCCGCCCTCGGGGCCGCGCGCCTGCCGGAGAAACTGCCCGCCCTTGGCTTGGAAGGGCTCTTCCTCGCGCCCGTGGGCGAGCGCGCCGGCATCTGGACGGCGGAAAGCCCGGCGGAAGCCGCGGAGCCCGGCGACAGCCGGCGCCCGGACGCCCCGGCCTCGCTCACGCCCGACCCGGCGTGGGGAAGCCCCGAGGACTTCGCGCGCCTCGCCGCCATGGCCGAGGAAGCGGGCGTCCAGCTCGGCGGGGAGCTCATCCCGGCGGCCACGGGCCTTGGCCCGGACTTCATCCTCCAGGCCCGGCAGGTGCCGCGCTTCGCCGGGGTCTATGCCATGATTTCCGTGCCGCCCGAGGCCTGGGGCGATTTGCCCGAGGCCCGGGGCGAGTGGGACTGCCGGCCGCTGGACGCCGCAGGGGTGGCGCGCCTTGCGGAGCGCGGTCTGCTCCCGCCCGCGCTCCTGCGCGACCGCCTTTCCTGGGCCGCGCCCTCGGGCTGGGCCGTCACCGGGGAGGTGCGCGGGGCGGACGGCCAGCTGCGGCGCTGGGTCTACCGCCACGGGCCGCATGTGCTTGCGCCGGTGCTCCACTGGCAGGACCCCACGGGCCGCGCGCGGCGCATCTTTTCCGCGGCCAGCATCCGCCAGACCGGCCTCGAGGGCCAGGCGCTCACCGGCCTCAGGTTCGAGGCCCTGATGGGTCTTGACGTGGCGCCGGAAGGTGGGGCGGCGGTGGAGGCGCCCCTTGGGCGCGCCGCCCTGGCGCCGGGCCTTGAGGCGCTGGACGAGGCCGCGCGCGAGATCCACCGCTACGGCGGCTGGGCGCTTCAGGCCGACGCCCTGCCGCCCGCGCTCGCGCCGCTCGTCCTCGCCGGGCCCGTTGATTTCACCCGCGACGCCGCAACACCCAAGGCCGCCGCCCGGGCGCTCCTGACAGGCGATGCGGCGCCGCTGGCCGGGCTTTTGCGCGCCGCCCTGGCCGAAGGCGTGGACCAGAGCCGCCTGGCGCGCGGACCCTTGGGGGAGGGGGGGCTCGGGCCGGCTGCGGACGGGGAGACGCCCGCCGCGCTGGCCCTGCGCGCCCTCGGGCTCCCCGCAACACCTCCGGCCGGGGCCACAGATGGCCGCGCCCTGCGCGAGGCCTGCCTGTTCCTGCTCGGCTGGCGCATCGGCCTCCCGGGGCTCGCCTTCGTGAGCCCGCAGGAGCTCACGGGCGCCATCGCGTCCGCAGGCGCCCCCGAGGGGCTCACGCCCCTCTGGGAAGGCGCGCCGGGGCGCGCCGGCACGGCGCAACCCCTGCGGCTGGCCTTCGGCACGCTGGCGGAGCAGGAGGGCCGGGCGGACAGCTTCTTGCGCGCCGTGGGCCGGCTGCTTCTGGCGCGCAAGGCGTCCGGCCTGGCCCTGGGGCGTCTTGTGGCCGTGAGCGGGGGCACGGACGGCTGGCTCGCGGCAGTAAGCGCGCTCCCCGAAGGCGGCATGTGGCTCACCGTGGGCAACGCCTCGCCGAAACGGCGCACGCTCACCCTGCCGCTGCCCCAAAGCGTGGGTTCCGCCACCGACGCCGCGCAGGCCGCGCCCGGCCTTGCGCCCCCGCGCCTTGGGGCCGGGGGCCGCGGCGTGGAGGTGGAGCTTGACGGCCGCCAATGCCGGCATGTACTTCTTGGACACTGAACCGCGCCCTTAACTCTGTTCACAAGGAGCCAGCCATGAGCGACGCCGAGACGACCACGGCCACCACTGGCAAGGATGAAAGCCCGCTGACGGAAAAAGCCCCTGCCGGCGAAGCGGCCGAAGCGGCGCAGCCGGAAGCCGGCCCCGAATCCCCCGCGGACGCCGCCGATGTGTCCCCGGAAGGCGCCGCGGAGGCTGCTCCTGAATCTGCCCCGGAAGCTCCCGCGGAGGCTGCCGCCGCTCCCGGGCGCCATGGCGACACGGTGGCCGCGGCCCTCGCCCAATCGGAAGCCGCCGGGGGCGGAGCCTCCCCGCGCCCCGACCGCTGCGAGCGCGTCTTCAGCTTCCTGAGCCGTCTCGGGCCGCTCTTCCTGCTCGTCATCCTGGCGGCGCAGGTCTGGCCGGATTTCTGGCACGCGCTTGCCGGCAACGGGCTCTACTGCCCGGCGGAGGCCCGGAACATCGAGGCCTTCTTCCTCTCCATGGCCCAGAGCGCGTGGCTCACGCCCGGGGCCGACGGCGTGGCCCACTGGCCCTTCTTCACGTGGTTCCTGGGCATGTTGGCGCCGCTGCCGGTGATGCTCACGGGCTCGCCCGACCCGCTCTTTCCGCTGGCCGGGGCGCTGGCCACGGCGCTCGCGCTCATCGCCGTGTGGGGCCTCGCGCGGGCCGCGGGCTTTGGCGCCAAGGCCGCGCTGGCGGCGGGGCTGGTGCTTCTCGCCGCGCCGCTCTTCGCGCCGCTGGGGCATTTCACCGGGCCGGCGGCGCTCGCCTCCGCGCTCATGGTCTTTTCGCTGGTCTGCTTCTGCCGCGGCTGGCAAACGTCGCATGCCTGGTGCTCGCTGCCCGCGGGCTTCGCCCTCTCCGGCCTCGCCGGGCTCACCGGGGGGCCCTTCTTCCTCGCCGTGCCGCTCATCGCGAGCTTCTGCTTCCTCGTGTGGCGGGGGGGCTTCCGCCGCGCGCAGGCGCTGGACGCGGTGCTCGGGTTCCTGTTCCTCCTGCTCCTCGTGGGCGCGTGGCTTGCGGCCATCATGCTCGGCGGGGATGACGGCGGCTATCTCGCCCAGCTCTTCGGCCGCGCCGTGCAGAAGCCGTGGCCGCTGCCCGGTCACTGGTGGCTCGCCGCCTGCGTGGCCGGAGTGGGCCTCGTGCCGTGGATCCTCGCCGTCTTCGGCGTTTCCTGGTTCCGGGTGCTGCGAGAAGCCCCGCGCGACCTCGCCGCGTCGCGGCGCTCGGGCGGCGCGGCCCTGCTGTGGACGGCCCTCGTGGCCGGCCTCCTGCTCACGCCCTGCGTGCCCGCGGGCCAGGCGCGGATGATTGCCGTGGCGCTGGCCTGCCTCGCCGCGCCCCTGCTCGGCAAGGCCATCCTCGCCCTGCCGCGCCTTTCCGGGCATTTGCTCTACGCCTGCGCCTCCCTGCTTCTTCTGGCGGCGGCCATCGTGCTGCTCGGCGCGAGCTTCGAGCTCACCCAGGGCGCGCTCGCGGGCCTCTCGCCCGTGAGCCTTGACGGCCAGCTCCTCGCGGCCCTGCGCGGCATGCCGGGCATGCCCGTGCTCGGCGGCCTGTGCCTTCTGGGCGCGGTCATCATGGCCCACTTCGTGCGCGGCGAGCACGGCGGCGGGGGTCTCGTGGCGGCCAGCGTGATCAGCGTCCTCCTGGCGCAGCCGGCCACCCTGCTCATCGCGCCGGAACTGGCCCATGTGCCGGCCTGCGGGCTTGCGACGCTCCCGGCCATCCAGAAGGCCGCACAGGCGCAGCTCATGCCCAGGCACGCGCCGGAGCCCCCGGCCTCGGCGGCACCGCTGCCGGAACCCATCGAGCCGGCGCCCGTGCCGCCCGTGCCGGCGGAACCCGCCCCCGGGGAGCCCGTGGCGCCCGCGCCCGAAGCGGCGGCTCCCGAGGCCGCCCCGGCGCTTCCCGAAGCGCCGGCCGTAGCCCCGGCGCCAACCGAAGTGCCGGCACAGCCAGAGAGCGCCCCGGCTCCCGAAGCTGTGGCGCCCGAAGCGCCCGCGGCGCCAGAAGCGGCTCCCGAGCCCGCGCCCGTGCCCGAAGCGCAGGCGGCGCCGGCCGTTCCCGAGGCGCAGGAGGCACCCGCCGTGCCCGAAACCCCGGAAAACCCCGAAGCTCCGGCCATTCCTGAAGTTCGGGCGCCAGAAGCCGTGCCCGCCCCGGAACAGGCGCCCGAAGCCGCCCCGGAACAGGCGCCGCGGGATGCGCCCGCCCGGGAGCCTGTCACCGAGCTCTAGCGGACGCTCGTTTTTGCCCCAAGGACGCCATGCCGCGGGATCTTCCCGGGCATGGCGTCTTTGCGCTTGACAGGGGAGGCGAAACTGCGTATTCAAGGCGCGTTCAAGTGGTTTCGCCCTGTGTTCCCGTGGTTTTTCGGGGCGGGCCGCTGCGTCCTCGAACGGGGAGTGCGGGCTCGCCCGCAGGCGGGGCGACCGCCAGTGTCCGTTCATGTGGGGAGGCCTTGAGGGGCCCCCTTTTTTTTGTCCCGGCGCCGGGCCGGTCCACGCCGGCCCCACCGCAGGAGAGTGACAAGGGCCATGCCGGAAACTCTTGAAGAAACCGTCACCCGCCTCGTGAGCCCGCTCGTCCGGGCGCAGGGGCTCGAGCTCTGGGGCGTGGAAGTGCTGCCCGGCGGGCGCACCAAGGTGCGCGTGTTCGTGGATGTGCCCCGGCCGGCGCAGGCTGCCGGCAGCGCCGGGGCTGAGCCGCCCGCGGAAGAAGCCGCGGAAGCCGTCACGGAAGCCGCTTTCGCCGAGCCCGGTTCGGCGAGCATCGACCAGTGCGAGGAGATCTCGCGTGAGCTCGGCCTCGCCATGGACGTGGAGGACTGCGTGCCCGAAGCCTGGGTGCTGGAAGTGTCCTCCCCGGGCCTTGACCGCCGCTTTTTCAGCCTTGACCAGATGGCCCCCTATGTGGGCGACCTTGTGGAAGCGCGCCTCGCCTCCCCCGTGACGCCCGAAGGCGAGGGCGGCGCGGCCCCGCGCCTGCGCTGGCGCGGCCGGCTCACGGGCGTGGACGCCGAGGGTTTCACCCTCGAGCCCTGCGCCGTCTCGGCCGACGGCGAGGTGCGCCCCGAGGGCGGCGCCCCGGTGCATCTCCCCTGGGCCGAAGTGCGCAGGGCCTCCCGCATCCCCGTTTTTCAGAAGCCCGCCAAGCCCGGGAAGGGGCCCGGCAAGGGACGGGCCCGCCATCCCAGCCAAGCCGGCCGCGTCCGCGCGGCCGCCGGAGGCAGACATGAATCTTGAGCTCAAGAAGGCCATTGACCAGATCAGCAAGGACAAGGGCCTTGACCGCGACATGCTCATCGACACCCTGGAGGAGGCCGTGCGGATGTCCGTGCTGCGCCGCTTCAGCGAGGACATGGACGTGGAAGTGACCTATAATGACGAAACCGGCGACATTGAGGTCTACCAGTTCAAAATCGTGGTCGAGGACGGCGATGTGGCCAACGAGGACACCCAGATCGCGCTCGCCGAAGCCCGCGAGCACGACCCCTCGGTGCAGCTCGACGACGAGATGGGCTTCCGCGTCAAGGTGGAGGACCTGGGGCGCATCGCCGCGCAGTCGGCCAAGCAGGTCATCATCCAGCGCATGCGCGACGCCGAGCAGGAGATCATCTACGAGGAATACAAAGATCGCGTGGGCGAGATCGTCTCCGGCATCGTGCAGCGGCGCGACAAGGGCGGCTGGGTGGTCAACCTCGGCCGCACCGAGGCCATCCTGCCCCGCGAGGAGCAGATCCC carries:
- a CDS encoding CvpA family protein, with the translated sequence MGQDIFDLVIILTLVFFTLRGARVGLVGEVAGVVSLLGGFWGARAFHGLVSPHLTFISGEGWRTFAAWGLVFAGIMLAVGLIARLVKKLVAFSFASWADRLAGGVFGLAKGVLIWALVLIVAEKLFQNDAFMRDSRVMPYFHALVGQLREWLPQDIAAKLGL
- the mazG gene encoding nucleoside triphosphate pyrophosphohydrolase, encoding MKDDRSSCALAALGEVIGRLTAPDGCPWDRAQTPESMAEYIIEESHELAAALRAGDAAAVREELGDVAFLLLFVAGMYEKRGEFTLADALTENRAKMVRRHPHVFAGETFPDLDAQLARWEAIKRAEHEAAGAPQGLFASLPASLPPLTKAYRIHSKAARVGFTWPTDEEVEQQVEAEWLEWLDVSAGDDNAAQKHELGDLIFSLVELGRRKGIKANDALDAADNRFLRRFARMEELARERGLDFAALSLDEKDELWNEAKAEEGAPAGGACAAGTPGAEA
- the purD gene encoding phosphoribosylamine--glycine ligase, with translation MRILVIGSGGREHALAWKLGQAAEAVFVAPGNGGTGEGKVRNVALAVDDLDGIVDFCRREHIDLVVPGPELPLTLGIADRLTEAGIPCFGPDAYCARMEGSKSFAKEVMAAAGVPTAACAVFTDAEAAREHIRKSKVPPVIKADGLAAGKGVVVARTTEEALEAVDSMLKDKAFGAAGARVLLEERLDGEEVSLLCLCDGERAVPLPSAQDHKAARDNDEGPNTGGMGAYSPAPVLPDEKLEELADIAVRPVLRELARRGHPFRGVLYAGLMMTPDGPKVLEYNVRFGDPECQPLLMRLEGDLAALMLDCVRGKLDPGALSWSDRTALGVVLAAKGYPGSYEKGMPLEGLSEADALPGVKVFHSGTRTEGGKTVSAGGRVLCVTALGDDLADAQAKAYAAVEKITMPGSFYRRDIGAKGLRRLAAKN
- a CDS encoding VCBS repeat-containing protein — encoded protein: MKPAPRLLLALSLAMAVLCLGVIAHAAQPSQKSFVIAPFTVNAPQSYSYLAKAVPGTIQGKLNRPGVLEGKSLQGKALSAAEARKALASSGADYAVFGTVNVMGNDCAIEVNCVDKAGKTWSRTVEAPVSGLTGAVQNVSAALGSEVMGVTVAARPAFMTRQPGQTAPAGARAAGGEIIVNETGQQQTYLNPQFRYQGAGAADGSRLRSQRIKENMVDMAVADFNGDGKNEIAFLGDHTLTIYLWEEGGRLKQLGTTTVSASNLNFSMRAMDLNRDGASDLVIATFEEESNRPYSYFFSFKGNKLTQCAERIPYFASVLRTPPNFTPTLVGQGFDSIKLFAPGVHLLVKQGNKYALGARLSLPTGATVFNVAWIPAGKDNSSDMLAMLTDDERVKLFQANGSTPVHTTMERFSGSATGMDFYKTMPGLGIDKTGQLPGKIYAPMRMIAADLGRTGEHVLMLNKPISTASQFFDRYRFFPQGEIHALYWDGVGLALKWKTRRIKGSVAEIDLADVTNDGIVDLVVGVNTSPELGIGSRQSMILAYPLDVSQMDPNAPADMSDFEVNPNR
- the rimP gene encoding ribosome maturation factor RimP codes for the protein MPETLEETVTRLVSPLVRAQGLELWGVEVLPGGRTKVRVFVDVPRPAQAAGSAGAEPPAEEAAEAVTEAAFAEPGSASIDQCEEISRELGLAMDVEDCVPEAWVLEVSSPGLDRRFFSLDQMAPYVGDLVEARLASPVTPEGEGGAAPRLRWRGRLTGVDAEGFTLEPCAVSADGEVRPEGGAPVHLPWAEVRRASRIPVFQKPAKPGKGPGKGRARHPSQAGRVRAAAGGRHES